TTCTGAATTTTTAGTAAAATAAATCCGAACAAAAGGCAGGTTCCGATTCCGAATGGAACCAAATACGTAAACCCGAATCCGGTCCATTTCCTAAAGACCAAAGTTAGAATCGGAGTCAACACAATCGAAAGAGACGCGTATCTATCTTTTAATTCTTGCATATAAGAAAATGCTGAAATTCTTCCGGTTAAAAAGATCGCGATGATCGGACCGACCGTATAAGAAGCGATCGAAAGCCCCAATTCCACCAAACCCGTTTTTCCAGTCGTAAGAAAAAGTGGAAGGAGAGAACTCAGGAGTAATACCAATCCCCAGAAAAGACTAAGAGTGGCGGAACCGAATTTTGAAATTCCCAGATCCACTTTTGTCGTGAGGGAAAGAGAATTGATGGAACTCGAAAGGGTGGACATCGCGGAAGCAAGAATCGCAGCGAGTAAAAAACCGGTGATCGGAGAAGGGACTTCTTCCAAGATAAATTTGGAAAAAACTTTATCCTTGGGAAGATTCTCTCCCGCGTAGTAAAAAAATAACAAGATCCCGATGCTCAAAAACAAAACGAATTGAAAGAATACAAAAATTCCGGAGGAAATCATCGCCTTCTTTGCATCCGATTCGGATCGACAAGCCAAAACTCTCTGTACGAACATCTGGTCTACGCCGTGAGTTCCCAGGGTAAGAAGAATTCCACCTAGAATCGCCGTTGGAAAAAAATACGCCGAAGAAAAATCATTCCATTCTAAAATTTTGAGTTTTCCCGCGACGGAAGCCGATTCAAACACATTCAAAAAATGGAATCCTTTTTCAGAAAGAAGATATCCAAGATAGAAAAAAGTAAAAATTCCTCCGCCGACATAGATCACAAATTGAATCGAATCGACCCAGACTACGGAACGAAATCCGCCCTGGACCGTGTAAAGAATCGTGATTCCTGAAATCAAAAGCAGACTGAGAATTTCGATCTGAAGAGTTCCTACTTCGACAGAAACGTATTGTTTGAGAAACACTTCCAGTAAGATTGCGACCGGAATCGCGGACGCATACATTCTCACTCCGTCTCCTAAGATTCTCGTGAGTTTGAATAGGTAGGTCACCGTCTTTTGGGAAACTTTTCCGTATTTGATACCGACCCATTCGTAAACCGAAATAAAACCGGATTGATAATACATCGGAATAAAAAGTTGTGCGACAAGGATTCTTCCGAAAACAAAACCCAAACCCAAACCGAGAAACGTTAGATTTCCGGAATAACTGAGTCCCGGAATGTTGAGAAACGTAAGAGTGGAAGTTTCCGTCGCGACGATCGAAAAACTGAGTGGAATCCAGGAGAGTTCTCTTCCCGCGAGAAAGTAGGAGGAAGAATCTTTGTCCTTCTTTCTGGATGTAAACCAACCGGAAAATAAAACGAGAATGACGTATAATAGAAGTACGAGTAAGTCCGCGATTCCAAAGTGCATAATCAGGCAGAATTCACTCTTGTTTTATCGGGAAAACTCTTTTTCAGGAAGATTTCTTTTCGGCGCTTCCTTCTTCCGACAAAGTGATTCTACTAAAAAACACTTGAAATCGGACTTCAAGTCCGTTCGAGATAGAATTCGCGGAAGACCTTTCGTTTCAAAAAATCGAATTTTTAAAATCCGAATTTCTAAATCGGAAAAGCAAATGACGATTTGATTTGGAGAGAAATCGTGGTCCTAATTTTTACGATTCGGTTCCTTCCTGGCGTCTTTTTTATATCGTCCAAAGCGGGTTCAAAATCGGAATCAGATGGTTTTGCAAACATGACATCGATCCGACAGTATTCCATCACCGTTCCGGGAACTTCCGCAAATTTAGGTCCGGGCTTTGATCTTTTTGGTCTTGCGTTTCGGATTTACAATCAGTTTCAATTTCGTTTTTTTCCGGAGGGAGAATTCAAAACTTCCGTAAAGGGAATGGACGTTCTTCCCTTTGGTCCGGACGAAGACCTCGTAATCTCCTCTTACCGTTCTTACTTTCAAAAATTTCTCTCGAATGAAAAATTGATTCCGTATTCTCTCGTTATGGATCTGCGTCTTCCTATGAAAGGCGGCTTGGGTTCGAGCGCGAGCGCAGCGGTTGCGGGTGTTTGTGCCGCGAGATTTGCACACAAACATTTTTATCCTCAGATTCCTCTCCCGAGGGAAAATGAATTTTTGTTTCATCTCGCTCTGATCGAAGGTCATCCCGATAATACGATTCCCGCTTACTTAGGCGGATTTGTGTTTGCTTATTTCAACGGAGATCGATTGGAATACGTAAAAAAGAAATTTCCAAAGAGGGTTCGGTGTTTTCTTTTAGTTCCGGATTTGGAAACTTCCACTCATCAATCTCGTAAAACTCTTCCGGTCAGTTATTCTACCGAGGACGTGATTTTTAATATGAGTAGAGTTGCCACTTGGATGGAATTTCTGGATTCCGAAAATATGGAACTCCTCAAGCTGGCGTTGGAAGATCGGGTGCACACTCCGTATCGAATGCACGCCGAATTCGAACTCAATCCTCTTTTGGAAAAAATAAAAAAGAATCTGATCGGATATTCTCTTTCCGGAAGCGGGCCTTCGGTTCTTCTTTTTTGCGAACGTAAAAAAGCGGGAAGAGTGGAGCAGATTTTGAAGGAGAAGGTCGCCGAGTTTTGTGAACAAACTCATTTTGGTTGTCAGATTCTTTCTTTGAAGGTGGAAGAGGACGGGATCGTAGAATCCGAAAAGAATATTAAAGTTTCTTAAACTATTCTTCTTCCTCTTTTTCTTCTTTTCCGAACGCATACAATCCTTTTTTGATCGGAGTTCTTCTGTTTAAACCAGGATGAATTCTGGAAACCGTAAAGATAAATCTCATTCTTTCCTTACCAAAATTATTGATAAAGAATTCTGAGGAAAGACTGATCTCAAAATACTGAGTCATCCTTTCCTTATTGACCTTGTCCGAGATTCTAAAGTCGGCTTTTTTACCGATCACTTCGTAACTATCCAGTTTTTCACTGGATTCCATTCTGGAAAACGTCGGCATCGCGGGCGGTTTGAAAAGGGCGGGTGCGTTTCTTGTGATCTGGATTTCGTAGTCTTCGGATTCTTTTGCTTTTTTAAAATTGAATACGAGGTGATCGTCTACGATCGCATTACAATAGGTTCGTATGTCTCCGGATTTCTGACCTACGCTGAATCGAACGTTTCTCTGACTTTCGGAAACTACAAGAACGGATCGATCTCCTTCTTCGGGCGGAGTTCCTGCTCCCGCGCTTTGTTTTTTAAGCGCGGGGTATATGATTTCTTGGAAGAATAGAAAGGCGAGGCCTGCGAACGCCGCCAGACCCACTAATATCAAAAGAATGTCTAAACCTACGGTGTAGATGAGTGAGAGAATTAAAAACAAAATCCCTCTATCGTCTTACATCGATTTTGTGAGCTGAAGAATCGTCGCTCATTCTAGAACGTACCATCATCGAGAGTAGATTTTTCATCTGTTCAGGACTGATTACTTGGTTCATTCTTTCTTCAAAGGAAACCGGAGAAGGTTTCATAACGAGTTCTTCCGGTTTGATTTTATTCTTTTCCGTCTTCGACTGCGGAACGAATTCTGAAACCGAGTCTTTTTCTTGGATGATTGTTTCTCTGTTTTCGTGACTTGCTTCTTTTACAGGCTGGGGCCAGGAAAACGAAAAAGTAGGAATCGTCAATCCAGTTACATTCATAAACCCGCACCTCCTTTTGGATCTCTGTCGTCTTCTTTGTGAGAAAGACAGTCTCTATGTTCAATATCGGTAATAGGGGATTCACTTTAGGGTTTTTTCGAAAATTTTTACTCTCGTCTCTAAATTTGCTCAAAATGCCGATGCCTGAGACGATTCGGAGTGGATTTCAAGACTCGCGGAAGAGTCGCCGAATTTATCGTTTGCCAGCTTATCAGAGGTTTCTAAGCTGGCTAGTAGGGAAACCAAGTATCGGTTCTACGGGGCCATCGGGGGAAATATTTCCATGCAAGACATAATTGCCAAACTAAAGGCTAAGGAATCAAGACCGCTTTTAATGATTACCGCACTCTTCTTACTCTATATCGCAGTCACTTCTCCACTCATCGTTTCTTATTTTTCTCCGGACGGCGTAGCCGAAATCAACGGAAAGAATTATACGATCAAGGATGTGGAAAAAGAAAACGCGAGACTGGCCCGCAAATTTCATTCCGAAACCAACGATCGTTTGTATCGTGTCCTCTCCGAGTTCGCGAGTAAAAAGGTTGTGGCTTTAGCCGCAAAGGAGCGTAACGTTTCCGAAAAAGATTTGATGGAACCTGCAGTTCAGGAACCAACTCTCGCGGAAATGCGCGCGATCTATGATCAGTATAAGAATTCTCCGGCGTTGCAAGGAAAACCTTTCGATGCTGTAAAAGCCGAAATTCAAAACCATTTGCTTTCTCAGAAAAAAGAGGAAGCGCGAAATTCTATCTTTGCCGAACTTCGCAATCAATATAAGATTTCAGTAAAAGTAAAAGAACTCCCTCCGATGAGAGATGATTCCATCCTTGCCGGTAACAATCCTTCCTTAGGTTCGGAAAAAGCTAAGGTTACGATCATTGAATTCTCGGATTTCGAATGTCCTTATTGTAAGAGAAGTCAGGATGTAAACGCTCAATTGAGAGCAAAGTATAAGGACCAGATTCGTTGGGTTTTTAGAGACTATCCTCTTTCATTTCACCCCAATGCAATGTTTGCTCACATCGCTGCAAACTGTTCGGCTCCGCAGGGAAAGTATTGGGAATTCTTCAATGTTCTCTTTGAAAATTCGGGAAATCTTCCGAAAGATCGCGTTTTGGATCTCGCCCGATCTTCCGGGATGGATATGAAAGCGTTTAGCCAGTGTGTAAACGACACCGCTGTGAGAAAAGAAGTGGAAGCCGATATGGCGGAAGGTGAGAAGTATGGAGTCAGCGGAACTCCTGCATTCTTTATCAACGGAATTATGGTGGAAGGCGCTCAACCTTTGGAAGCGTTTACCAAAGTGATCGATCAAGAACTTAAAAATTAAAATTAAAAATTAGGAGTCGGCCAAATATGAGTAAGACAGTGAAAGTCGCTGTTACAGGCGCTGCAGGACAAATCGGATATTCTCTACTTTTTAGAATCGCTTCCGGACAAATGTTCGGAGCTGATACTGCGGTAGAAATTCAAATGCTTGAATTGGAAGCTGCGGTCCCTGCGGCAAAAGGTGTAATCATGGAATTAGAGGACTGTGCGTTTCCTCTTCTCCAAAAGGTGACTGTGTCTTCGGATTTGGACGTCGCGTTTAAAGACATCAACTGGGCCTTGCTCGTTGGTTCGGTTCCTAGAAAAGCCGGAATGGAAAGAGGGGATCTCCTCAAAATTAACGGTGGAATTTTTGTAAATCAAGGAAAGGCGATCGAAAAAAACGCGGCGAACGACGTAAGAGTTCTCGTAGTCGGTAACCCTTGTAATACAAACTGCTTGATCGCTATGAACAACGCGAAAGGTGTTCCGGGGGATCGTTGGTTTGCGATGACTAAGCTAGATGAAAACAGAGCAAAGTCTCAATTAGCCGGAAAAGCGGGAGTTCCCGTAAAAGAAGTTACTCACCTCGGAATCTGGGGAAACCATTCTTCTACTCAATATCCTGATTTTTACAACGCAAAGATTTCCGGAAAACCGGTAACCGATGTAATCTCCGATCACGACTGGTTGAAAGGTGATTTTATTAAGAACGTTCAACAAAGAGGTGCGGAGATCATCAAGGCGAGAGGAGCTTCCTCTGCTGCAAGCGCGGCTAACGGAGTCGTAGACACCGTACGTGGGATCATCAATCCTACCGCACCGGGAGACGCATTCTCCGCTGCGATTGTTTCCGACGGATCCTACGGAGCTGAAAAAGGTCTGATCTTCGGATTTCCTTTGAAGTCGGATGGAAAAAAAGTGGAGATCATCCAAGGTCTTCCTTTAAACGACTTTGCTAAAGAGAAATTCAAGATCACCCACGACGAGCTAGTTTCCGAAAGAAATGAAGTCAAGGAAATGCTCTAAAATTTAGTCGAGAGGCTTTCCGAATCTGAATCCATCCACTTTCATTCAGAAGGCCTCCGCCGTTCTGGAATCCTTAAAAGAGGATTTCTTATATCGCACCCTGGAAGTTCCTTTCGGGGTCGATTTCTCTTCCAACGATTACCTTTCTCTTACAAAACATCCCACGCTTATCGCAAGCCTCAAAGAAGGTTTGGATCTCTATGGAGCCGGTTCCGGCGCGTCTCGATTGGTCAGCGGTCACAGAGAAAGTTTTGATCGGGCCGAAGCCGCTTGCTCTGAATGGACTGGAACTGAAAGTTCCTTATTTGTCGCAAACGGATTTGCCGCAAACCTCGGACTTCTTTCTTGTATCGCCAACGCAAAGACCGAAATCTTTACGGATAGACTCAATCACGCTTCGATCTTAGACGGAGTTCGACTTTCCGGAGCGGAGAAAACATATTATAAACATCTAAACTTGGATCACTTGGAAGAATTGCTACGCAAATCCAGGAAGAAGGAAAAAATCATCGTATCCGAGACCGTCTTTAGTATGGACGGGGATTTGGCTCCGATTGAAGATCTCGTTTTTTTAAAGAATAAATACGAAGCGACTCTGGTATTGGATGATGCACATTCCATCGGGGTTTTTGGAGATTTCGGTGCCGGAAGAGTTTCTCAGGTTCTCGGAAAGCAAAGAATCCAAGAGGTTGATTTTATTACCTACACGAGCGGAAAGGCTCTTGGATTGGAAGGAGCTTGGATCGGAACTTCTAAAATCGGAAGAGAATTTCTCATCAACAAGATGCGGACCTTTATCTTCTCCACGGCTCCGATGCCTGCGATCGCACACGCGGTTCCAACGTCGATCGCTCTACTCAAAACGATGGATCGGGAAAGAGAGAATGTCTTTCAAAAATCGATTCGACTTCGCGAGTTGATCCAAACCAAAAATTATCCAAAAACCGATTCCGAGTCCCAGATCATTCCGATTCTTTTTCCTTCCGAAAAATCGGTGTTAGACGCGGCGGCACTTTGTAGAGAAAACGGACTCTACGTAAAGGCGATTCGTCCTCCCACAGTTCCGGTTCCTCGGCTGAGAATTTGTATTCATGCCGATATGACGGATTCTATATTAGAAAAATTGATTTCACTTTTACCGGCCTTCTGATGTCAGTTTTTATTTCGGCGACTGGGACGGATGTGGGAAAGAGCTTCTTGAGTTCTATGATCCTTGCAAAATACGGAGTTTCTCTGGGGCTCAAGTATTTCAAACCGATTCAAACCGGAGACGATAGCGATCGGGCCGCGGTTATGAATCTTGCCGGTTTACACGAAAGCAGGTTTTTAAAAAATTATTATTCGTTTCAGTTTGCGGGTTCTCCCCATTATGCATCCGAACTCGAAGGGGTCGAGATCGATACTGACGAATTGGCGAGACATCTTTTTAGCATTCGAGACGAGAATATCATCGTGGAAGGAGCCGGCGGGCTTTTGGTTCCTCTCACTCGAAAAACTCTTACGATCGAATTGATCCGCCAATCCGAAATTCCTTTGATTTTGGCTGCCCCCGTTTCTTTGGGATCGATCAATCATACGCTTTTATCCGTAGAAGCGATTCAAAATCGAAAGATCAATTTTAAAGGAATCTATTTTATAGGGACTCCGGATAAAACGACCGAGGACAATATCGAAACGATTTTAGAATGGACCGGCGCCAGATTGTTAGGATGTTTCTTTTTCAATTCTAAGGAAAAGATGAGTCGGGAGCAGTTTCAAAGGGAATGTAAGCTTCGATTCGATCCCGACTTTATTTTAATGGATGCAATTCAATGATTTGGTATCCGTATACGCTTCAATATGAACCGGAACTCCCGCTTCAAATCGTACGAGCGGAAAAAGAATTTCTCTACGACGAAACAGGAAATTCTTATATAGATGCGATCTCTTCGTGGTGGGTCAGCGTTCACGGACACAATCATCCTAAGATAGTCCAGGCGATGAAGGATCAACTGGACCGTCTCGATCACGTTCTCCTCGCAGGTTTTACTCACGAACCCGCGGAAGCCCTTGCGAGCGAGCTTCTAAAAATTACCGAAGGATTGTTTCACAGAGTCGTCTATTCCGATAACGGATCGACCGCTGTCGAGATCATGATCAAACTCGCGTATCAGTATTTTCAAAATTGTGGGGAACCCGATCGAAATATATTCATAAAATGGAATACTTCCTATCACGGAGATACGATCGGAACGATGAGCGTGGGTGGGGATTCTATCTTCAACCGAGTTTTCGCGGGTTTACTCTTTCCTACTCAAGAATTTACAAGTCCGAACTGTAGCTTTTGTCCTTTGGGAAAAAAACCGGATTCTTGCAAAACGGAATGTGTGGATGCTATCGAAGAATTCTTTCAAAAAAATCCGAAACGTGTCGCGGGAATCGTAATCGAACCTTTGATCCTTGGAACGGGCGGGATGATCTTTTACAAGGAAGAAGTTCTTCAACGTCTCGAAAGGTTTTCCAAAGAATACGGAGCGCTTCTTTTGGTGGACGAAGTCTTTACCGGCTTTGGGAGAACCGGTTCTTTCTTCGCTTATCAAAGGGCAAAGATCAAACCCGATCTGATCGCTATGGCAAAGGGACTCAGCGGCGGCGCCGCTCCCATTGCGGTAACTTTAACTTCGGAAAGGATTCATTCCGCTTTTGTAAGACCGGAATCGGAGAAGGCGTTTTATCACGGACATACGATGACTGGAAATCCGGTGGCCTGTGCGGCGGCCCTTGCTTCTGCAAAACTTATGTTCGAAGAAAATCGACTGGAGCAAGTGGCTCAGCTGGAAGAAAAACTGAAAGACGGATTGAAAAAAATTCAGAATGAATTCCCGACTTTGATTCGCGACCTTCGAGTAATGGGGGCCGTCGGAGTTTTAGAATTGGAAGTAGGTCAACAAAGCGGTTATACTTATCCAGGGAACAGAATTCTCAAAAAAAAGTTTTTAGAAAAGGGAGTGGTTCTTCGACCGCTCGGAAACGTAATCTATATCACACCTCCCTATGTGATTTCGGATTCTTCTTTGGATAAAATTTTTAAGGCAATCCGTGAGACCTTAGTTGAAATTTATTCTGGGAAATAGACTTTTCAAGAAAACTCCCACTCTTGATCCTGTCTGAAGAATGTCTGCAACACTCAATACTGCTGAAAAAATATTCTCCGAAGTTCCGAGCACGATCACAAAGGAAGAGGCTCTGGAAATTCTCGATGGAAGTCTTCCTCTGACAACTTGTTTGGATAAGGCGTTTCAAGAAAGAAACCGTTACTATGGAAACAAAGTCCGAATTCATATCTTAGATAATATCAAGAATGGCCACTGTCCGGAAGATTGCGGATACTGCGCACAAAGAAAGAACGCAAATTCCGGAGTGCAAGAATATCCGATGAAATCCGAAACCGAAATCTACGAGGATGCGGTGAAGGCGAAAGAGAACGGGGCCTACCGTTTTTGTATGGTAACTTCGGGAACGGGGCCGAATCGACCGACTACCGAAAAGCTCGCGGCTACAATTCGCAAAATCACGGATGAACTTGGGATGAAGGTTTGTCTTTCCGCCGGGTTGTTAGACGGAGACAAGGCTCAACTTTTAAAAGCGGCCGGTCTGGATCGTTACAATCACAATCTCAATACTTCACAAAATCATTATCCTGAAATTTGCGATACACATACGTATGCGCAGAGAGCGGAAACTCTCGACTCGGTTTCCAAAGCCGGGATTGGGATGTGTAGCGGCGTGATCGTAGGAATGGGAGAAACCCTTCGTGATCTGGTCGACGTTGCCTTTGAACTCAAATCGTTTCGAGTGATTTCGATTCCGGTGAACTTTTTTATTCCAGTAAAAGGACACGCGATTAAAAATCCGAGCGTTCTTACTCCCGAACTTTGTGTAAGAATTCTTTGTCTTTTCCGTTTGGTAAATCCGGATTCTGAAATACGGATTGCAGCGGGAAGAGAAGGGCATCTCAGAAGTTTGTCCGCGACGGCTCTTTTTGCTGCCAATTCTTTGTTCTCGTCAGGATATCTGAACGTCAAAGGATCCGATATGGTGGAGACGATTGGTATGATTCGAGACGCGGGCTTTGTCCCTGAACTCGCGGACGGCGGCGTATTGCCCGAAGATTCCGAAATGGAAGCTCTCTATTCGGAAAAAAATTTCCCGGAATTGTATAAATTTAAGAAATCTTAAGAGTCTCAAAAGCCCAAAAAAAGGTATTTTAGGCATTTTTTAAGCTTTCCCGGCAACTTTTTTTTATTAAATTGAGTCTGAAGACAGTATGGATTGTTAAGTACCTGTTCGGTTTTTGACGATCTTTCCGTGTAACAGAGAAATACCGGAGATGGTTTGGATCTGTGACAAAGCGAAATGGAAATTTCTTTTTATCGAACAAGAAGACGTTATGCGCCTTGTTGTTCAAAAAAACTGAAGAAAAAAAATTGAAAAACAATTTGGAAATGTCGGAACTCGGGGTTATTCTTTTTTAAAATTTTAGAAAGAGTAAGTTCATTTTTTTTAGAATCGGTTTGAAAGCCTGAATCCATCTAAAAATCTGACATTACTGGAGTTAATGGATGAAATATAAAATAGAAATCAATAAGCTGAAGAACGGTTACATCGAAGCCAAGCTCATTGATACTGCTTCCAACAATCCGATCGAGTTTAGAATTTGTGATTCTGAGGATTACCTCCAAGCTCAAATTGCAGATTGGCATAAACGTTTCCACATGAAAGAGCCTCAGGAACAGTGATAGATCTTTGGTAAGGTATTTCTTTGCTTTCTCCTTGCTCTTTCTTTTCACTTCCTGCTCAGTCCTGATTAAAAAAACATACACAGACTACTCCAGCTCCGACTTCGAATGTTGGTCTGGAGCCGGTTACCGCTCTTCGGAAAAATTCGAACAATACTACTCACTCTGGAAAACGATGCGCGGAATCTATCGCGAAGAGAACCA
This is a stretch of genomic DNA from Leptospira tipperaryensis. It encodes these proteins:
- the bioA gene encoding adenosylmethionine--8-amino-7-oxononanoate transaminase, which translates into the protein MIWYPYTLQYEPELPLQIVRAEKEFLYDETGNSYIDAISSWWVSVHGHNHPKIVQAMKDQLDRLDHVLLAGFTHEPAEALASELLKITEGLFHRVVYSDNGSTAVEIMIKLAYQYFQNCGEPDRNIFIKWNTSYHGDTIGTMSVGGDSIFNRVFAGLLFPTQEFTSPNCSFCPLGKKPDSCKTECVDAIEEFFQKNPKRVAGIVIEPLILGTGGMIFYKEEVLQRLERFSKEYGALLLVDEVFTGFGRTGSFFAYQRAKIKPDLIAMAKGLSGGAAPIAVTLTSERIHSAFVRPESEKAFYHGHTMTGNPVACAAALASAKLMFEENRLEQVAQLEEKLKDGLKKIQNEFPTLIRDLRVMGAVGVLELEVGQQSGYTYPGNRILKKKFLEKGVVLRPLGNVIYITPPYVISDSSLDKIFKAIRETLVEIYSGK
- a CDS encoding aminotransferase class I/II-fold pyridoxal phosphate-dependent enzyme, which translates into the protein MNPSTFIQKASAVLESLKEDFLYRTLEVPFGVDFSSNDYLSLTKHPTLIASLKEGLDLYGAGSGASRLVSGHRESFDRAEAACSEWTGTESSLFVANGFAANLGLLSCIANAKTEIFTDRLNHASILDGVRLSGAEKTYYKHLNLDHLEELLRKSRKKEKIIVSETVFSMDGDLAPIEDLVFLKNKYEATLVLDDAHSIGVFGDFGAGRVSQVLGKQRIQEVDFITYTSGKALGLEGAWIGTSKIGREFLINKMRTFIFSTAPMPAIAHAVPTSIALLKTMDRERENVFQKSIRLRELIQTKNYPKTDSESQIIPILFPSEKSVLDAAALCRENGLYVKAIRPPTVPVPRLRICIHADMTDSILEKLISLLPAF
- the bioB gene encoding biotin synthase BioB, translating into MSATLNTAEKIFSEVPSTITKEEALEILDGSLPLTTCLDKAFQERNRYYGNKVRIHILDNIKNGHCPEDCGYCAQRKNANSGVQEYPMKSETEIYEDAVKAKENGAYRFCMVTSGTGPNRPTTEKLAATIRKITDELGMKVCLSAGLLDGDKAQLLKAAGLDRYNHNLNTSQNHYPEICDTHTYAQRAETLDSVSKAGIGMCSGVIVGMGETLRDLVDVAFELKSFRVISIPVNFFIPVKGHAIKNPSVLTPELCVRILCLFRLVNPDSEIRIAAGREGHLRSLSATALFAANSLFSSGYLNVKGSDMVETIGMIRDAGFVPELADGGVLPEDSEMEALYSEKNFPELYKFKKS
- a CDS encoding malate dehydrogenase, translating into MSKTVKVAVTGAAGQIGYSLLFRIASGQMFGADTAVEIQMLELEAAVPAAKGVIMELEDCAFPLLQKVTVSSDLDVAFKDINWALLVGSVPRKAGMERGDLLKINGGIFVNQGKAIEKNAANDVRVLVVGNPCNTNCLIAMNNAKGVPGDRWFAMTKLDENRAKSQLAGKAGVPVKEVTHLGIWGNHSSTQYPDFYNAKISGKPVTDVISDHDWLKGDFIKNVQQRGAEIIKARGASSAASAANGVVDTVRGIINPTAPGDAFSAAIVSDGSYGAEKGLIFGFPLKSDGKKVEIIQGLPLNDFAKEKFKITHDELVSERNEVKEML
- the bioD gene encoding dethiobiotin synthase, with the translated sequence MSVFISATGTDVGKSFLSSMILAKYGVSLGLKYFKPIQTGDDSDRAAVMNLAGLHESRFLKNYYSFQFAGSPHYASELEGVEIDTDELARHLFSIRDENIIVEGAGGLLVPLTRKTLTIELIRQSEIPLILAAPVSLGSINHTLLSVEAIQNRKINFKGIYFIGTPDKTTEDNIETILEWTGARLLGCFFFNSKEKMSREQFQRECKLRFDPDFILMDAIQ
- a CDS encoding DsbA family protein; translated protein: MQDIIAKLKAKESRPLLMITALFLLYIAVTSPLIVSYFSPDGVAEINGKNYTIKDVEKENARLARKFHSETNDRLYRVLSEFASKKVVALAAKERNVSEKDLMEPAVQEPTLAEMRAIYDQYKNSPALQGKPFDAVKAEIQNHLLSQKKEEARNSIFAELRNQYKISVKVKELPPMRDDSILAGNNPSLGSEKAKVTIIEFSDFECPYCKRSQDVNAQLRAKYKDQIRWVFRDYPLSFHPNAMFAHIAANCSAPQGKYWEFFNVLFENSGNLPKDRVLDLARSSGMDMKAFSQCVNDTAVRKEVEADMAEGEKYGVSGTPAFFINGIMVEGAQPLEAFTKVIDQELKN
- the thrB gene encoding homoserine kinase, translated to MTSIRQYSITVPGTSANLGPGFDLFGLAFRIYNQFQFRFFPEGEFKTSVKGMDVLPFGPDEDLVISSYRSYFQKFLSNEKLIPYSLVMDLRLPMKGGLGSSASAAVAGVCAARFAHKHFYPQIPLPRENEFLFHLALIEGHPDNTIPAYLGGFVFAYFNGDRLEYVKKKFPKRVRCFLLVPDLETSTHQSRKTLPVSYSTEDVIFNMSRVATWMEFLDSENMELLKLALEDRVHTPYRMHAEFELNPLLEKIKKNLIGYSLSGSGPSVLLFCERKKAGRVEQILKEKVAEFCEQTHFGCQILSLKVEEDGIVESEKNIKVS
- a CDS encoding sodium:solute symporter family transporter, encoding MHFGIADLLVLLLYVILVLFSGWFTSRKKDKDSSSYFLAGRELSWIPLSFSIVATETSTLTFLNIPGLSYSGNLTFLGLGLGFVFGRILVAQLFIPMYYQSGFISVYEWVGIKYGKVSQKTVTYLFKLTRILGDGVRMYASAIPVAILLEVFLKQYVSVEVGTLQIEILSLLLISGITILYTVQGGFRSVVWVDSIQFVIYVGGGIFTFFYLGYLLSEKGFHFLNVFESASVAGKLKILEWNDFSSAYFFPTAILGGILLTLGTHGVDQMFVQRVLACRSESDAKKAMISSGIFVFFQFVLFLSIGILLFFYYAGENLPKDKVFSKFILEEVPSPITGFLLAAILASAMSTLSSSINSLSLTTKVDLGISKFGSATLSLFWGLVLLLSSLLPLFLTTGKTGLVELGLSIASYTVGPIIAIFLTGRISAFSYMQELKDRYASLSIVLTPILTLVFRKWTGFGFTYLVPFGIGTCLLFGFILLKIQNRLSVPK